The following coding sequences lie in one Trichoderma breve strain T069 chromosome 1, whole genome shotgun sequence genomic window:
- a CDS encoding aminotransferase class I and II domain-containing protein has product MAPPSSSSSSQSRSQSTPSASLARINNIASHISPTMASTTSFPAETVPQAPEDPLFGLARAYKADNSPLKVDLGIGAYRDNNAKPWVLPVVKKADEILRNNPELNHEYAPIAGIESFTSKAAELMLGADSPALAERRTTSVQTISGTGAVHLGALFLAKFYKGSQTVYVSNPTWANHHQIFSNVGIKVAQYPYFSKETRGLDFDGMTAAISAAPEGSIILLHPCAHNPTGVDPTLDQWKELAVIIREKKHFPFFDCAYQGFASGDLARDAAAVRYFVEQGFELVVAQSFAKNFGLYGERAGCFHVVAAPAADATTTITRIASQLAILQRSEISNPPLYGARIASTVLNDAQLFAEWEENLKTMSGRIIDMRKALRSKLEELETPGTWNHITDQIGMFSFTGLSEPQVLKLREEYHIYMTKNGRISMAGLNTNNIDHVAQAIRKVVGETQ; this is encoded by the exons ATGgctcctccatcatcatcatcgtcctctcaATCTCGTTCCCAATCAACTCCGTCCGCCTCTCTCGCCCgcatcaacaacattgcGAGCCACATCTCTCCCACAATGGCTTCTACCACCAGTTTCCCGGCAGAAACGGTGCCCCAGGCGCCTGAAGATCCCCTCTTTGGCCTGGCCCGCGCCTACAAGGCTGACAACAGCCCTCTAAAGGTCGACCTG GGAATCGGCGCCTACCGAGATAACAATGCAAAGCCATGGGTTCTTCCTGTGGTAAAAAAG GCTGATGAGATTCTCCGAAACAACCCCGAACTGAACCACGAGTATGCCCCGATCGCAGGTATCGAGAGCTTCACCAGCAAGGCTGCGGAGCTGATGCTCGGGGCCGATTCACCCGCTCTCGCGGAGCGCCGCACTACGTCTGTGCAGACCATCTCGGGAACCGGTGCCGTTCACTTGGGAGCTCTGTTCCTCGCCAAGTTCTACAAAGGCAGCCAGACCGTCTATGTGTCAAATCCCACATGGGCAAACCACCATCAGATCTTTTCCAATGTCGGCATCAAGGTCGCCCAGTACCCTTACTTCAGCAAGGAGACCCGGGGGCTGGACTTTGATGGCATGACCGCTGCCATCTCGGCGGCTCCTGAAGGCTCCATCATCCTGCTCCACCCCTGTGCCCACAACCCAACCGGCGTCGACCCAACACTTGATCAGTGGAAGGAGTTGGCCGTCATTatccgagagaagaagcactTCCCCTTCTTTGACTGTGCCTACCAGGGTTTTGCCTCTGGCGACCTTGCTCGcgatgctgccgctgtgcGTTACTTTGTCGAGCAAGGCTTTGAGCTTGTAGTTGCCCAGAGCTTCGCCAAGAACTTTGGTCTTTATGGAGAGCGAGCTGGCTGCTTCCACGTTGTGGCTGCTCCTGCCGCTGATGCCACTACTACAATCACCCGCATTGCATCTCAGCTTGCCATTCTGCAGCGATCAGAGATTTCCAACCCTCCTTTGTATGGCGCCAGAATCGCTAGCACCGTTCTGAATGACGCCCAGCTCTTCGCTGAATGGGAGGAGAACCTCAAGACCATGTCTGGCCGCATCATCGACATGCGCAAAGCTCTCCGTTCCAAGCTTGAAGAGTTGGAGACTCCAGGAACCTGGAACCACATCACAGACCAGATTGGCATGTTCAGCTTTACTGGCCTATCAGAACCCCAAGTTCTGAAGCTCCGCGAGGAATATCACATCTACATGACCAAGAACGGCCGAATCAGCATGGCCGGGTTAAATACCAACAACATTGACCATGTGGCTCAGGCTATCCGAAAAGTCGTTGGTGAGACTCAGTAA
- a CDS encoding major facilitator superfamily domain-containing protein has translation MKQDETTQPVDKETCESISPVEGESDIEPLGDQKIIRNPPTELEDHTNAELPTCQNQGESLFNDVELGTIHTTNEPYSIFSRRMKIWITIMATVASVVSPMTAHIYFPALDAIAEELNVSISLINFTLTSYMIFQGIAPTIFGDFGDMAGRRPAFIVAFIIYLFANIGLALQRDYAALLVLRCLQSAGSSGTLALSYAVVADITPTAERGKYMGFVSVGINIGPAIGPVIGGLLSQYLGWPSIFWFCAIFVAVWLVPWVATVPEMCRNVVGNGTIPPQSWNITLVEFLKRRKSGEEREPGPKRKMRFPNPLGTLLITFDKQMSQILLIAAIIYCNFILVAATLSTLFTEIYNYNELEVGLCFLPYGLGCCLTVVLQGYVVDWNYRRIAKKLGVDASHGRRNEIGDFPIESARIQPIYPSLLAGAAAVIGYGWALQAETSVAVPLVLIFLIGMLVPSTFSILNTLIVDLYPGSPATAAAANNLVRCLFGAGATAVVDYMIDAMGRGWCFTFLALLMVACLPWLRFIEKRGPRWRAEKLKRKNSTDSEQAESRPTETR, from the coding sequence ATGAAGCAAGATGAAACGACACAGCCCGTCGACAAAGAGACATGCGAGAGCATCTCACCGGTTGAAGGAGAATCTGACATTGAACCACTCGGGGATCAGAAGATTATCCGGAATCCGCCTACTGAACTCGAGGATCATACCAACGCAGAGCTGCCAACATGTCAAAACCAGGGAGAGAGCCTTTTCAACGATGTCGAGCTGGGGACCATACACACAACCAACGAGCCCTACAGCATCTTTTCTCGCCGCATGAAGATATGGATCACCATCATGGCAACCGTGGCCAGTGTTGTCTCTCCTATGACAGCACACATCTACTTTCCAGCACTGGATGCTATAGCCGAAGAGCTCAACGTCTCCATTTCGCTCATTAACTTCACCCTGACATCCTACATGATCTTCCAGGGCATCGCGCCAACGATCTTTGGTGATTTCGGCGACATGGCCGGCCGTCGACCCGCTTTTATCGTggccttcatcatctaccTGTTTGCCAACATTGGCCTCGCCTTGCAACGCGACTACGCCGCCCTCCTTGTATTACGATGCCTCCAGTCAGCAGGAAGCAGTGGGACCCTTGCTCTTTCATATGCCGTTGTTGCGGACATCACGCCAACCGCCGAGAGGGGGAAGTATATGGGCTTTGTCAGTGTTGGAATCAACATTGGGCCGGCTATTGGTCCAGTGATAGGGGGGTTGTTGAGTCAATACCTTGGATGGCCATCCATTTTTTGGTTCTGCGCCATCTTTGTTGCCGTATGGCTGGTTCCATGGGTTGCCACGGTTCCCGAAATGTGTCGAAATGTTGTCGGAAATGGTACAATTCCACCCCAATCATGGAACATCACTTTGGTTGAGTTtctgaagagaaggaaatcGGGCGAGGAACGAGAGCCTGGGCCCAAGAGAAAGATGCGGTTTCCCAATCCCTTGGGCACTTTGCTCATTACTTTCGACAAGCAGATGAGCCAGATTCTGCTCATTGCAGCCATTATCTACTGCAACTTTATCCTCGTTGCGGCTACCCTGTCGACGCTATTCACAGAAATCTATAACTACAACGAACTAGAGGTCGGGCTGTGTTTCTTGCCGTACGGCCTCGGATGCTGCTTGACAGTTGTTCTGCAAGGATACGTCGTGGACTGGAACTACCGCCGCATCGCAAAGAAGCTGGGAGTCGACGCGAGCCATGGGCGGCGAAACGAAATCGGCGACTTTCCAATAGAATCTGCTCGCATTCAACCCATCTATCCTTCTTTATTAGCAGGCGCCGCTGCTGTTATTGGTTATGGCTGGGCTTTGCAAGCGGAGACGAGCGTGGCCGTGCCCCTCGTCCTTATATTCCTTATCGGCATGCTAGTCCCAAGCACATTTAGCATTCTCAACACCCTTATTGTTGATTTATATCCTGGCTCACCAGCTACGGCTGCAGCGGCCAACAATCTCGTCCGCTGTTTGTTTGGAGCGGGGGCCACTGCCGTTGTGGATTACATGATTGACGCCATGGGCCGAGGCTGGTGCTTTACGTTCCTAGCACTACTCATGGTAGCATGCCTGCCTTGGCTTAGATTCATTGAGAAGCGAGGCCCTCGTTGGAGGGCTGaaaagttgaagaggaaaaacaGCACTGACAGCGAGCAAGCAGAGTCGAGGCCGACAGAGACGAGATAA
- a CDS encoding non-SMC mitotic condensation complex subunit 1 domain-containing protein has product MSNTAGGGDSKLFARGKVAELRLELNSGGKKDKNYATKKIALKRIVANMTMSNNDMVALFPDIIQCMHISSLEIKKMCFLYLVNYARVRPEIAVNAIPILEHDMEDSNPLVRALALRTMSYIHVREFVAATVPLVKHMLRDSDPYVRKTAAFCVAKLYDHDRHMVEQSDLIDRLNSLLRDDNPTVVASALAGLMDIWERSDAIKLTIDYTNASKMVAILADCSEWGQTYILEALMSYVPQESGEASLLAERIAPRLSHSNSSVVLTCIRVILYLMNYIADQKQISALCKKLSPPLVTLLAKGPEVQYLALRNALLILQRRPEVLRNDIRVFFCKYNDPIYVKVTKLELIFMLANEKNIDEVLTELREYATEIDVHFVRKAVRAIGKLAIKIEPAARRCIDLLLELVATKVTYIVQEATVHLDSLDEPEAKAAMVWVIGQYADRIENSDALLEDFLYSFQEEPVEVQLALLTATVKLFIQRPTKGQELVPKVLKWATEETDNPDLRDRAYMYWRLLSTDMNSAKSIVMGEKPPITAESERLESSTLEEMCLNVGTLATVYLKPVQSVFRSARPRKLIASPALQKQYLANDIETQKSISMFGNGSQPTNIDLRTRNAVPSPASPAANGGGNLAQAVNDADAYFSSIGTQQMAAMRIDGGDDGFGGSGLNGTGYVVNALAPQAVLQPAHGEGSNGDLLVL; this is encoded by the exons ATGTCTAACACCGCTGGTGGAGGGGATTCCAAGCTGTTCGCTCGG GGCAAAGTCGCGGAGCTGCGCCTCGAGCTGAACAGCGGCGGAAAGAAGGATAAGAACTATGCGACCAAGAAGATTGCGCTCAAGCGGATTGTAGCAAACATGACGATGAGCAACAACGACATGGTTGCGCTGTTTCCCGACATTATCCAATGTATGCACATCTCGAGCTTGGAGATCAAGAAAAT GTGTTTTCTATACTTGGTCAACTATGCGCGAGTTCGACCAGAGATTGCGGTCAATGCGATCCCGATATTGGAACAT GACATGGAAGATTCCAACCCCCTGGTGAGAGCGCTGGCTCTGCGGACCATGTCGTATATCCATGTGCGCGAGTTCGTCGCCGCCACGGTTCCTCTGGTGAAGCATATGTTGAGAGACTCGGATCCATACGTACGAAAGACGGCTGCATTCTGCGTCGCAAAGCTCTACGACCACGACAGGCACATGGTGGAGCAGTCAGACCTCATCGATCGACTGAACTCCCTGCTCAGGGACGACAACCCCACAGTTGTTGCCAGTGCGCTGGCTGGCTTGATGGACATATGGGAGAGGagcgatgccatcaagctAACTATTGACTACACCAACGCCTCCAAAATGGTTGCTATCCTGGCTGACTGTTCCGA ATGGGGTCAGACATACATCCTGGAGGCGCTCATGTCATATGTCCCTCAAGAGTCAGGAGAAGCATCGCTGCTGGCAGAGCGAATAGCTCCTCGTCTCTCTCACTCCAACTCATCAGTTGTCCTGACCTGCATCCGAGTGATCTTATACCTGATGAACTATATCGCGGACCAGAAGCAGATTTCGGCACTCTGCAAGAAACTCTCTCCACCTCTGGTGACCCTGTTAGCCAAAGGTCCCGAAGTGCAGTATCTCGCACTCAGAAACGCCCTCCTCATTCTGCAAAGGCGGCCCGAGGTGCTGCGAAACGATATTcgcgtcttcttctgcaaatACAATGATCCAATCTACGTCAAAGTTACCAAGCTGGAGCTCATCTTCATGCTGGCCAATGAGAAGAACATTGATGAGGTCCTCACCGAGCTGAGAGAGTATGCCACTGAAATTGACGTCCATTTCGTGCGAAAAGCCGTTCGCGCCATCGGCAAGCTCGCCATCAAGATTGAGCCCGCGGCTCGACGATGCATCGACCTGCTCCTAGAGCTTGTTGCAACCAAGGTCACGTATATCGTCCAGGAAGCCACAGTG CACTTGGACTCACTTGATGAGCCggaagccaaggctgccatGGTTTGGGTCATTGGCCAATATGCAGATCGTATAGAAAACAGCGACGCATTGCTGGAGGACTTCCTGTACTCGTTCCAGGAAGAGCCTGTAGAGGTTCAGCTGGCGCTTCTCACCGCAACCGTCAAGCTTTTCATCCAGAGGCCGACCAAGGGCCAAGAGCTGGTACCAAAAGTCCTCAAGTGGGCCACCGAAGAAACAGATAACCCTGATTTGCGTGATCGGGCCTACATGTATTGGCGGCTGCTGTCGACCGACATGAACTCAGCGAAGAGCATTGTCATGGGAGAGAAGCCCCCGATCACAGCAGAGTCGGAGCGACTAGAGTCATCAACTTTGGAGGAAATGTGTCTCAACGTCGGCACCCTAGCAACCGTGTACCTCAAGCCTGTGCAGTCTGTTTTCCGCTCTGCTAGGCCACGAAAGCTGATTGCTTCTCCGGCGCTGCAGAAGCAGTATCTGGCCAACGATATTGAAACGCAGAAGAGCATCAGCATGTTTGGCAATGGCAGTCAGCCCACCAATATCGATCTAAGGACGCGCAACGCCGTCCCTTCGCCCGCTTCGCCCGCTGCCAATGGAGGAGGCAACCTTGCGCAGGCGGTGAATGACGCAGACGCCTACTTCTCCAGCATTGGGACACAACAGATGGCGGCAATGAGAATAGACGGCGGGGACGATGGGTTCGGCGGAAGTGGCCTCAATGGCACAGGCTATGTCGTCAACGCTCTGGCACCGCAAGCCGTACTGCAGCCGGCGCATGGCGAGGGAAGCAACGGCGACTTGTTGGTCTTGTAA
- a CDS encoding ubiquitin-2 like rad60 SUMO-like domain-containing protein, protein MSAPTDSTTNGGSAAPGNGSGLEQPTDAVQLNNIAQTSEADEKPGDEATTDVAKDTLVVATPSAEPVSTNQSTDQGETSTLDSSSKGKQIDNAPEPATESEALKFEQDKKDDIVQQEVVKQDAPKDVSPKEDSPKEEKSKELQREDSVMAIGPAEEEIKPAGSGPDGPVCNITLLLASGGRHPYKIDAKYLSKRHVDMPDKDDNGNPDPFSISIYTLKELILREWRSDWEAKPASPSSIRLIHFGKLLDDKEQLKKYQFSSDSPNVVHMSIRPQDLDEEEPKSGSKSLPAGTTDGDRVREGRCCVIL, encoded by the exons ATGTCGGCTCCTACGGATTCGACCACGAACGGTGGTAGCGCCGCTCCTGGAAACGGCTCAGGTCTCGAGCAACCTACCGATGCCGTGCAGCTGAATAATATCGCTCAGACGTCGGAGGCAGATGAGAAGCCTGGAGACGAGGCGACAACCGATGTAGCCAAGGACACTCTTGTTGTCGCGACGCCCTCTGCCGAGCCTGTATCTACCAACCAATCTACCGACCAAGGCGAGACATCTACTCTGGACTCATCATCAAAAGGCAAACAGATTGACAATGCCCCCGAGCCTGCGACCGAATCAGAGGCTCTAAAATTCGAGCAAGACAAGAAAGACGATATCGTTCAGCAGGAGGTTGTTAAGCAAGACGCTCCCAAGGACGTGTCCCCCAAGGAAGATAGcccaaaggaagaaaaatcCAAAGAGTTGCAGCGGGAGGATTCAGTCATGGCCATCGGCCCAGCTGAAGAGGAGATCAAGCCAGCTGGATCTGGACCCGACGGCCCAGTTTGCAACATTACCCTGTTGCTGGCGTCTGGAGGCCGACACCCGTACAAGATTGACGCGAAATACCTAAGTAAAAGGCACGTCGACATGCCCGATAAGGATGACAACGGCAACCCCGATCCTTTCAGTATCAGCATCTATACGTTGAAGGAATTGATTTTGCGGGAGTGGAGATCCGACTGGGAGGCCAAACCGGCCAGTCCCAGCAGCATACGGCTGATTCATTTTGGCAAACTTCTAGACGATAAGGAGCAGTTGAAGA AGTACCAATTCAGCTCCGATAGCCCCAATGTGGTCCACATGAGCATCCGGCCCCAGgaccttgatgaagaggaaccCAAGTCTGGGAGCAAGAGCCTCCCTGCTGGCACCACAGATGGGGACCGTGTACGAGAGGGTCGTTGCTGTGTCATTCTATAA
- a CDS encoding proteasome maturation factor UMP1 domain-containing protein, translating into MSMRIVPASGAPSTFNHTNHSSSAPSAPGIHDTLRHGVGISPFDAAANKPASSHPLEARLKSWEATQEAVRMETLKRTFGIAEPIRRGMELKIVRDGEWRPMALGAGLPSVHEDILKGREDTITWEDVFTGNETRALPGFHDEMEKKLKINH; encoded by the exons ATG TCCATGCGAATCGTCCCCGCCTCCGGCGCCCCCTCCACCTTCAACCACACAAAccactcctcctccgccCCCTCCGCCCCGGGCATCCACGACACCCTCCGCCACGGCGTCGGCATCTCCCCCTTCGACGCTGCCGCCAACAAGCCCGCGTCCTCCCACCCCCTCGAGGCCCGCCTCAAGAGCTGGGAGGCCACCCAGGAGGCCGTCCGCATGGAGACGCTCAAGCGCACTTTCGGTATCGCCGAGCCCATCCGCCGCGGCATGGAGCTCAAGATTGTCCGCGACGGCGAGTGGCGGCCCATGGCTCTCGGCGCCGGACTTCCCAGTGTCCATGAGGATATTTTGAAGGGCCGGGAGGACACCATCACCTGGGAGGATGTATTTACGGGCAACGAGACGAGGGCCCTGCCCGGGTTCCatgacgagatggagaagaagctcaagattaATCACTAA
- a CDS encoding ABC transporter domain-containing protein translates to MIRNLPPSARSPIIRIANGTFYRHHPNSQSSHANPALFKNLQFELPSSTPQPHNWCIVGPSLSGKTTFLHALRGRLLCEPPTAIQYVGFDAEQGAGGLSGAVTTSAYLSARYESRREITDFSLRDFLLGNTELNPAKTPAQESEQEGGISADLLKRVVKDLRLEHLLDLPVTFLSNGQGRRARIARALLTRPEVLLLDEPFMGLDPPTVTGLSPLLESLANKANPRLVLIESMGPKEIVLDGLKKYVHGVRVGGLAEDEKLPVHTLADIGRVLSKEALMTHASSSSSAHLQKPVNPNAEPLVEMDGCQVRYGDKIALGNWSQQTPQGDKAGLIWTVRRGERWGVFGPNGSGKTTIVSLLGSDHPQTYSLPIKLFGRSRLPEPGSGQLPLTFWDIQSRIGHSSPEVHQHMPRSHTIRQVVENAWAETFGAKPKLNAEASAKVEAALKWFEPELKPNSAANSEGLKWADDYMFGEISFSAQRVALFVRSMIKGPDIVVLDESFSGMDDAVRDKCTLFLTDGESKTYVGEEIVESQQAKDGTVKLKGLSDQQALICIAHIKEEVPDCVREWVCLPEANTEQPARFGRLDGPLREEEGRWNEIWGF, encoded by the exons ATGATCAGGAATCTCCCACCTTCAGCGCGATCGCCCATCATCCGCATCGCCAATGGCACCTTCTATCGGCACCATCCGAATTCGCAATCATCCCATGCGAATCCAGCCTTGTTCAAAAATCTCCAGTTTGAGCTGccctcatcaacaccacagCCGCACAACTGGTGCATCGTGGGGCCTTCGCTGTCCGGGAAGACGACCTTCCTTCATGCACTCAGGGGAAGATTGCTATGTGAGCCGCCCACG GCGATTCAGTATGTTGGGTTTGACGCTGAGCAGGGGGCGGGAGGGTTGAGCGGTGCGGTGACGACATCTGCGTATCTTTCTGCACGATATGAGTCTCGCAGAGAGATTACTGATTTCTCGTTGAGAGATTTCTTACTGGGCAATACGGAGCTGAATCCTGCCAAGACACCGGCCCAGGAGAGCGAGCAGGAAGGTGGAATCTCGGCCGATCTATTGAAGCGTGTTGTCAAAGATCTCCGACTGGAACATTTACTTGATTTGCCCGTGACATTTCTCAGTAACGGGCAGGGCAGGAGGGCGAGAATAGCCCGTGCATTGCTCACAAGGCCTGAAGTCTTGCTCTTGGATGAGCCTTTCATGGGGCTTGATCCTCCGACGGTGACGGGACTTAGTCCCTTGCTGGAGTCTCTTGCCAACAAAGCAAACCCTCGCCTGGTATTGA TTGAGTCTATGGGGCCCAAGGAGATTGTCCTGGATGGCTTGAAAAAGTACGTTCATGGCGTGAGAGTGGGTGGGCTggcagaggatgagaaaCTGCCAGTTCACACCTTGGCTGATATCGGGCGAGTCCTGTCCAAAGAAGCATTGATGACACAtgcctcatcatcgtcatctgccCACTTACAGAAACCTGTCAACCCTAATGCCGAACCTCTTGTtgaaatggatggatgccaGGTCCGTTACGGCGACAAAATTGCTCTTGGAAACTGGTCACAGCAGACACCTCAAGGTGATAAAGCAGGCTTGATTTGGACTGTTCGGCGAGGCGAGCGCTGGGGTGTGTTTGGTCCTAACGGCTCGGGCAAGACGACAattgtctctcttctcggGTCAGATCACCCACAGACTTACTCTTTGCCCATCAAGCTCTTTGGACGTAGCCGTCTCCCCGAGCCAGGTTCTGGACAGCTGCCGCTCACGTTCTGGGATATCCAGTCTCGCATCGGCCACTCCAGTCCAGAGGTTCACCAGCACATGCCGAGAAGCCACACAATCAGACAAGTGGTTGAGAATGCTTGGGCAGAGACGTTTGGAGCGAAACCAAAGCTGAACGCAGAAGCGAGCGCGAAAGTCGAGGCCGCGCTCAAGTGGTTCGAGCCGGAGCTGAAGCCGAACAGCGCTGCTAACAGCGAGGGCCTGAAGTGGGCTGACGACTACATGTTTGGCGAGATTTCATTTAGTGCCCAGCGCGTGGCGCTGTTTGTGCGATCCATGATCAAGGGGCCTGATATTGTCGTCTTAGACGAGTCTTTTAGCGGCATGGACGACGCTGTTCGGGATAAGTGCACTCTGTTCCTCACTGATGGAGAATCAAAGACGTATGTAGGCGAGGAGATTGTCGAAAGCCAGCAGGCCAAGGATGGCACCGTCAAGTTGAAGGGGCTGTCGGATCAACAGGCGCTCATCTGCATTGCGCACATCAAGGAGGAAGTGCCGGACTGTGTTAGAGAGTGGGTTTGCTTGCCAGAGGCAAATACGGAGCAGCCTGCGAGATTTGGAAGACTGGATGGCCCTctgagagaggaagaaggaagatggaatgaGATTTGGGGCTTTTAA
- a CDS encoding histidine kinase-, DNA gyrase b-, and HSP90-like ATPase domain-containing protein, translating to MDEMEIDSAPGGTKRKADDDIWVPRPRQRIRALDPDVVNKIAAGEIIVAPVHALKELIENAVDAGSTSLEILVKDGGLKLLQITDNGGGIEKEDLEILCVRHTTSKISTFEDLSSIATYGFRGEALASISHIAHLTVTTKTKEAALAWRAHYLDGKLAPAKPGQSAEPKAVAGRQGTQITVEDLFFNVPTRRRAFRSYADEFNKIIDMAGRYAVHCKGVGFTCKKAGEASNSLSVQAQATVIDRIRNIYGGMVANELIELTVSDDRWGFSANGYVTNANYGIKKSNFLLFINHRCVESSTMKKAIEQTYTGFLPKGGHPFIYLSLEIDPARVDVNVHPTKREVHFLNEEESLLPGAKPVEPLDEDDSDVAPKFTTPALRKVRRNSNDLVRTDKSQGKITAMFSPAGPADKADSPARAMEDEPFAVPEPIEYTTIDRDQINCRLRSIKELRQEARDEINEELTEMIASHTFVGVVDEKRRLAAIQAGVKLYLIDYGHMCFEYFYQLGLTDFGNFGVINFSPPLDLRELLQLAVEKEHESVGITPEDGFNYKFVVKTVANALIERREMLQEYFSLEITPTGEVVSIPLLVKGYTPSIAKLPRFLLRLGPYVNWNDEKQCFKTFLTELATFYVPEALPTTPTGEIEEEDLEESYLDDEQHVRWAVEHVFFPAFRSRLIGTTKLMQNAVLEVASLKGLYKVFERC from the exons ATGGACGAAATGGAAATTGACAGCGCCCCAGGAGGGACTAAAAGGaaggcagatgatgatatctGGGTTCCGAGACCAAGACAAAGGATCAGG GCTCTTGATCCCGATGTTGTGAACAAGATTGCAGCCGGGGAGATTATTGTTGCCCCTGTTCACGCGCTCAAAGAGCTGATTGAGAATGCTGTGGATGCAGGCTCGACGTCGCTGGAAATCCTTGTCAAAGATGGAGGTTTAAAACTGCTTCAAATCACTGATAACGGTGGTGGCATTGAG aaagaagactTGGAAATATTATGCGTGAGGCATACGACATCCAAAATCTCCACATTTGAAGACCTATCGTCCATTGCTACATATGGATTCCGCGGCGAGGCTTTGGCCAGCATCAGTCATATTGCCCATCTTACAGTCACGACAAAAaccaaagaagcagctctcGCCTGGCGCGCCCATTATCTAGACGGAAAGCTAGCTCCCGCGAAGCCAGGGCAGTCTGCGGAACCCAAAGCGGTTGCCGGCCGCCAGGGAACCCAAATTACAGTGGAGGACTTGTTTTTCAATGTGCCAACACGTCGAAGAGCGTTTCGATCTTATGCCGATGAGTTCAACAAGATCATCGACATGGCAGGGCGCTATGCAGTTCACTGCAAAGGTGTTGGCTTCACTTGTAAGAAGGCCGGCGAGGCATCCAATTCACTGTCCGTACAAGCGCAAGCAACAGTGATAGACCGTATCCGCAACATCTATGGCGGCATGGTCGCCAATGAGCTGATTGAACTAACTGTCTCTGACGATCGATGGGGGTTCTCGGCCAATGGCTACGTCACAAATGCCAATTatggcatcaagaagagcaatTTCCTCTTATTCATCAATCACCGCTGTGTTGAATCGTCAACCATGAAAAAGGCGATTGAACAAACATATACTGGCTTCTTGCCCAAGGGTGGCCACCCTTTCATCTATCTCAGCCTTGAAATTGACCCAGCCCGAGTGGATGTCAATGTCCACCCTACCAAACGGGAAGTTCATTTCctcaatgaagaagag TCACTGTTACCGGGAGCCAAACCAGTTGAACCtttggacgaggatgataGCGATGTCGCCCCTAAATTCACGACACCAGCTCTCAGGAAGGTGCGGCGAAATTCAAATGACCTTGTCCGAACGGATAAATCTCAGGGCAAGATTACAGCCATGTTCTCGCCTGCCGGCCCCGCTGATAAAGCAGATTCTCCTGCTAGAGCAATGGAAGACGAACCGTTCGCGGTTCCGGAACCGATAGAATACACGACGATAGACCGCGACCAAATAAATTGCCGGCTCAGAAGCATCAAGGAGCTACGCCAAGAGGCTCGAGATGAGATCAACGAGGAGTTGACAGAGATGATCGCCTCTCACACGTTTGTCGGTGTCGTCGACGAGAAGCGACGACTTGCCGCTATTCAGGCAGGCGTGAAACTATATTTGATCGACTATGGCCACATGTGCTTCGAGTACTTTTACCAGCTTGGTTTGACTGACTTTGGAAACTTTGGCGTAATCAATTTCAGCCCTCCTCTAGATCTCAGAGAACTTCTCCAGCTGGCAGTAGAAAAGGAGCACGAATCCGTTGGGATAACACCCGAAGACGGCTTTAATTACAAATTCGTCGTTAAAACGGTAGCAAATGCACTCATCGAACGGAGAGAGATGCTCCAAGAGTATTTTTCTCTCGAAATCACACCTACTGGAGAGGTGGTTtccattcctcttcttgttAAAGGATACACCCCGTCTATCGCAAAACTTCCCCGATTCCTTCTTCGCCTCGGGCCCTATGTCAACTGGAACGATGAAAAGCAATGCTTCAAGACGTTCCTCACGGAGCTGGCAACGTTTTATGTCCCCGAAGCATTACCCACGACGCCCACGGGGgaaattgaagaagaggactTGGAGGAATCGTACTTGGATGACGAGCAG CACGTTCGATGGGCTGTTGAGCACGTCTTCTTCCCAGCGTTTAGGTCGCGTCTTATTGGGACGACTAAGCTCATGCAAAACGCTGTTTTAGAAGTGGCGAGCTTGAAGGGGCTATACAAGGTGTTTGAGCGGTGTTAA